One Deefgea tanakiae genomic region harbors:
- a CDS encoding Rne/Rng family ribonuclease, with amino-acid sequence MKRMLFNATQAEELRVAIVDGQKLIDLDIETVGREQRKSNIYKGVITRIEPSLEACFVDYGCDRHGFLPFKEIARSYMGDGEGGRGRVAGNLTEGQEVIVQVEKDERGNKGAALTTYISLAGRYLVLMPNNPRGGGVSRRIEGEERNELRAAMDQLDTPAGTSLIARTAAIGRNAEELQWDLSYLLQLWRAIEDAAAGEKDADGKPKGKTGAFLIYQESSLVIRAIRDYFQPDIGELLIDKRDIYEQAQQFMAHVMPGSVHKVKFYQDDVPLFSRFQIEHQIETAYSREVSLPSGGAIVLDRTEALWSIDVNSAKATRGGDIEETAVRTNLEAADEIARQMRLRDVGGLIVIDFIDMENPKNQRDVENRVREALHHDRARVQTGKISRFGLLELSRQRLQPSLEETSHMACPRCHGTGFIRGIESSALHILRIIQEEAMKENTGAIHAQVPVDVATFLLNEKRAELFAVEDRLKVGVILIPNTNLETPNYSITRLRHDDVNQLEEIIPSYRMVEPATDEGYKLAKTKEEQVKRPEAAVKGITPSLPAPATSERTTRVATEPAKSTSLWQKIVSWFSAAPEEVKVEEVKPAARPQRGRNDHRRGRNEARPEGNRERGERTERPERAARGGKPRIEEDLQKRDAAPRVEKAERPERGERPERQPRPERQPRPERTPRNEQRSETLKADLAAVTTAPENIAATGENNGETRSRRRRGRRDRRDRNDVETTVATESASVDTANAAAVASVSEVVVAPSTHTPAPAQSPATPEVKATVADVIVVVPAPAAVAVTEPVVATVSVIEPIVAPTPVAETPAEATPTVESAKPVAAEPVPQTAAIEAVAAPEVIAAPAPKQVVAEVDTPESVGLQQVATRKVESEIATIPTTDSTRRRRSAQAKTAVSSEPVALQMVETVNKIVTASEVIAPPVNTVRRRKDVTASHTANSMDAAPLAQVETKQ; translated from the coding sequence ATGAAGCGCATGCTATTTAATGCGACACAAGCTGAAGAGCTACGTGTCGCCATCGTTGACGGTCAAAAACTCATCGACCTCGACATCGAAACCGTTGGCCGTGAACAACGCAAATCCAACATCTACAAAGGCGTAATTACCCGCATCGAGCCATCGCTCGAAGCGTGTTTCGTCGACTACGGCTGCGACCGTCACGGCTTTTTGCCATTTAAGGAAATTGCACGTTCTTACATGGGCGACGGCGAAGGCGGCCGAGGCCGTGTAGCAGGCAATCTCACTGAAGGCCAAGAAGTCATCGTTCAAGTTGAAAAAGACGAACGTGGCAATAAAGGCGCAGCCCTCACCACCTACATCAGCTTAGCTGGCCGTTATTTGGTCCTCATGCCAAACAACCCACGTGGTGGCGGTGTTTCTCGCCGTATTGAAGGCGAAGAGCGCAACGAATTGCGCGCAGCAATGGATCAACTCGATACACCAGCAGGCACAAGCCTGATCGCTCGCACCGCAGCCATTGGCCGCAATGCTGAAGAATTGCAATGGGATTTGTCTTACCTATTGCAACTTTGGCGCGCGATTGAAGACGCTGCTGCTGGCGAAAAAGACGCCGATGGCAAACCAAAAGGCAAAACCGGCGCATTCTTGATTTATCAAGAATCTAGCCTTGTTATCCGCGCTATTCGTGATTACTTCCAACCCGATATCGGTGAATTGTTAATCGACAAACGCGACATCTACGAGCAAGCGCAGCAATTTATGGCGCACGTGATGCCAGGCAGCGTGCATAAAGTGAAGTTCTACCAAGATGACGTGCCGCTGTTTTCACGCTTCCAAATCGAACACCAAATCGAAACTGCTTACTCACGTGAAGTGAGCTTGCCATCGGGCGGCGCGATCGTACTCGACCGCACCGAAGCCTTGTGGTCAATCGACGTGAACTCGGCCAAGGCAACCCGCGGTGGCGACATCGAAGAAACTGCAGTGCGCACCAACCTTGAAGCGGCCGATGAAATCGCTCGCCAAATGCGTTTACGCGATGTGGGTGGTTTGATCGTGATCGACTTTATCGACATGGAAAACCCGAAAAACCAACGCGATGTTGAAAACCGTGTACGTGAAGCCTTGCATCATGACCGCGCTCGCGTCCAAACGGGCAAAATCAGCCGCTTTGGTCTGCTTGAATTGTCACGTCAACGCTTGCAACCATCACTTGAAGAAACCAGCCACATGGCTTGCCCACGCTGCCACGGCACCGGTTTCATTCGCGGTATCGAATCATCTGCATTGCACATCTTGCGCATCATCCAAGAAGAAGCAATGAAAGAAAACACCGGTGCAATCCACGCGCAGGTACCCGTTGATGTTGCGACATTCTTGCTCAATGAAAAACGCGCGGAATTGTTTGCCGTAGAAGATCGCCTCAAAGTGGGTGTTATTTTGATTCCAAATACCAATTTGGAAACCCCGAACTACAGCATTACCCGCCTACGTCATGACGATGTAAACCAACTCGAAGAGATCATTCCTTCATATCGCATGGTTGAACCCGCAACGGATGAAGGTTACAAACTCGCCAAGACCAAAGAAGAGCAAGTGAAGCGCCCTGAAGCTGCGGTAAAAGGCATTACGCCTTCATTGCCAGCACCAGCGACTTCTGAGCGCACCACACGTGTCGCTACAGAGCCTGCGAAGTCAACTTCACTATGGCAAAAAATCGTTTCATGGTTTAGCGCGGCTCCAGAAGAAGTGAAAGTTGAAGAAGTTAAACCAGCGGCACGACCACAGCGCGGTCGTAATGATCATCGCCGTGGCCGCAACGAAGCGCGTCCAGAAGGCAACCGTGAGCGCGGAGAACGCACAGAGCGTCCAGAACGCGCTGCCCGTGGTGGAAAACCACGTATTGAAGAAGATCTCCAAAAACGTGATGCAGCACCACGTGTAGAAAAAGCAGAGCGCCCAGAACGTGGCGAACGTCCAGAGCGTCAACCTCGTCCAGAGCGCCAACCGCGCCCTGAACGCACGCCACGTAACGAACAACGCAGCGAAACGCTGAAAGCGGACTTGGCAGCGGTAACTACGGCACCTGAAAATATTGCGGCCACTGGCGAAAACAATGGCGAAACGCGTAGCCGTCGTCGTCGCGGCCGTCGTGATCGTCGTGATCGCAATGATGTAGAAACAACAGTTGCAACTGAGAGCGCATCAGTTGATACCGCAAATGCAGCAGCAGTGGCATCTGTCAGTGAAGTGGTTGTTGCACCAAGCACACACACGCCAGCACCCGCTCAATCACCAGCAACGCCAGAGGTCAAGGCGACTGTCGCAGATGTGATCGTAGTTGTGCCTGCGCCAGCAGCAGTTGCAGTTACTGAGCCCGTTGTTGCAACTGTTAGCGTCATTGAACCTATTGTTGCACCAACACCCGTGGCTGAAACCCCTGCAGAAGCAACACCTACAGTTGAATCAGCAAAGCCGGTAGCAGCAGAGCCAGTACCACAAACAGCAGCAATCGAAGCTGTGGCTGCCCCTGAAGTGATTGCAGCACCAGCACCGAAGCAAGTTGTCGCCGAAGTCGACACTCCAGAAAGTGTTGGTTTGCAGCAAGTTGCAACTCGCAAAGTTGAGTCTGAAATTGCTACGATCCCAACGACAGACAGCACACGTCGCCGCCGTAGCGCACAAGCGAAAACCGCCGTCAGCAGCGAACCCGTTGCCTTGCAAATGGTAGAAACGGTTAATAAGATCGTTACCGCATCCGAAGTGATTGCACCGCCGGTTAATACAGTACGCCGTCGGAAAGATGTGACCGCCAGTCATACCGCAAATAGCATGGATGCAGCACCACTTGCTCAGGTTGAAACCAAGCAGTAA
- the rluC gene encoding 23S rRNA pseudouridine(955/2504/2580) synthase RluC: MSETSKASVTFVTVDSEDAGQRLDNFLLKMLKGVPKSHVYRIVRSGEIRVNKGRVDVTYRLIEGDVLRIPPVRVAEKAPVPATVSNAAELVQIPIVFEDDALIVLNKPSGMAVHGGSGISFGVIELLRAQRPQAKFLELVHRLDRDTSGLLLVAKKRSALVKLHEVLRDNHRIDKRYLALVQGVWPNPRSHIKFKLLKYELPDGERRVKVHSDGLTSHTTVNLKQVWPGKASLVECELKTGRTHQIRVHLSESGHPILGDDKYGEASVNKAFSREGLKRMFLHAWRLCVDHPLTGVRMELEAPLPPELQSYIDKLNAQGKS; encoded by the coding sequence ATGTCCGAGACAAGCAAAGCGTCTGTCACTTTCGTGACGGTCGATAGTGAAGATGCGGGTCAGCGGCTCGATAATTTTTTGTTAAAAATGCTTAAAGGCGTGCCAAAAAGTCATGTGTATCGCATCGTTCGTTCTGGCGAAATTCGCGTCAATAAGGGGCGTGTGGATGTCACCTATCGCTTAATCGAAGGTGATGTGCTACGGATTCCGCCGGTACGAGTCGCTGAAAAGGCGCCAGTCCCAGCGACGGTGTCGAATGCCGCTGAATTAGTGCAAATTCCCATCGTTTTTGAAGATGACGCCTTGATTGTATTGAATAAACCATCAGGAATGGCAGTGCATGGCGGTTCAGGAATCAGCTTTGGTGTGATTGAGTTATTGCGTGCGCAACGCCCGCAAGCCAAATTTTTAGAGTTGGTACACCGACTTGATCGCGATACTTCGGGCTTATTATTGGTCGCTAAAAAACGCAGTGCCTTAGTTAAATTACATGAGGTGCTGCGTGATAATCACCGCATTGATAAGCGTTATTTAGCTTTGGTGCAAGGTGTGTGGCCTAATCCGCGCTCGCACATTAAATTTAAGCTACTGAAATACGAATTGCCCGACGGTGAGCGTCGCGTGAAGGTACACAGTGATGGGCTGACTTCGCATACGACCGTGAATTTGAAACAAGTTTGGCCTGGGAAAGCCAGTTTGGTTGAATGCGAGTTGAAAACGGGCCGCACGCATCAAATTCGGGTGCATTTATCTGAAAGTGGTCATCCTATTTTAGGGGATGATAAATATGGTGAGGCATCGGTGAACAAGGCTTTTTCTCGTGAAGGCTTGAAACGCATGTTCTTGCATGCATGGCGTTTGTGTGTAGATCATCCGCTAACGGGTGTGCGGATGGAGTTGGAAGCGCCATTGCCGCCTGAGTTACAGTCCTATATTGATAAATTGAATGCACAGGGAAAATCATGA
- a CDS encoding HAD-IA family hydrolase — protein MSRRFDLLVFDWDGTLMDSTGMIARSIQRAFAEVGLSEPSDVDARYVIGYGLHEAMQYLAPDIDANKIQQVVDAYRGHFLAKDHELQLYAGVLESLPRLQDAGFRLAVATGKSRAGLDRVLAATDLAHFFEATRTADEAFSKPHPAMLEYLLDKTDVAADRAVMIGDTTHDLQLAINAGTASLAMSYGAHPLEDLLPLNPLAHFDDFSALTDWILTHG, from the coding sequence ATGAGTCGTCGATTTGATTTATTAGTTTTTGACTGGGATGGCACGCTGATGGACAGCACCGGCATGATTGCGCGCTCGATTCAGCGCGCTTTTGCCGAGGTTGGGCTGTCTGAACCGAGTGATGTCGATGCGCGCTATGTCATTGGTTATGGTTTACACGAGGCGATGCAGTATCTGGCCCCCGATATTGATGCGAACAAAATTCAGCAAGTCGTCGATGCGTATCGTGGCCATTTTTTAGCCAAAGACCATGAGCTGCAATTGTATGCAGGCGTGCTTGAGTCTTTGCCGCGCTTGCAAGACGCTGGGTTTCGTCTGGCTGTGGCAACGGGTAAGTCTCGGGCTGGTTTAGATCGCGTGTTGGCTGCAACAGATTTAGCGCACTTTTTTGAAGCAACAAGAACTGCTGACGAAGCATTTTCCAAGCCCCATCCGGCGATGTTGGAATATCTTTTAGATAAAACCGATGTGGCTGCTGATCGTGCTGTAATGATTGGCGATACCACCCATGATTTGCAATTGGCGATCAACGCAGGAACCGCAAGTTTGGCGATGAGCTATGGTGCGCATCCGCTAGAGGATTTGTTGCCTTTGAACCCGTTGGCGCATTTTGATGATTTTTCTGCACTGACCGATTGGATCTTGACGCATGGCTGA
- a CDS encoding Rieske (2Fe-2S) protein, with the protein MAERWICRSDSVVERGLAFRFLVQRDGRKRNAILIRFSQHIYAYINECAHVPIELDYNLGDVFDLTREYLICSTHGAYYNPRNGLCLGGPCTGRRLPSLVVREHDDAVWLIEEN; encoded by the coding sequence ATGGCTGAACGTTGGATTTGTCGATCTGACTCTGTAGTCGAACGAGGCTTGGCATTTCGTTTTCTAGTTCAGCGCGACGGGCGCAAGCGAAACGCGATATTGATTCGTTTCTCTCAGCACATTTATGCCTATATCAATGAATGTGCCCATGTGCCGATTGAGCTAGATTACAATTTGGGTGATGTTTTTGATTTAACGCGTGAATATTTAATCTGCTCTACCCATGGTGCGTATTACAATCCACGTAATGGCCTTTGTTTGGGGGGGCCGTGTACAGGACGGCGATTGCCGTCCTTGGTGGTAAGAGAGCATGATGATGCCGTTTGGCTGATAGAGGAAAATTGA
- a CDS encoding S49 family peptidase, which yields MNEAFERSVLQDVLTASLKEQRRARRWGIFFKLLTFSYLFIILALVMGWIGNREGDKLANQAHTAVVDLQGTIAAGGETNSALVVDGLKAAFEDKNTKAVILRANSPGGSPVQAGMMRDEIERLKKQYPQTPFYVVIEDICASGCYYAAVTGNKIFADKASIVGSIGVLMDGFGFTGVMEKVGVERRLLTAGANKGFLDPFSPQSPEQKERAVGMLDEIHQQFIAVVKAGRGKKLADNPDIFSGLVWSGETGMKLGLVDAFGSVDSVARDIVKVDNIVDFTPQPSFSDRIARQLGVAAATTFSSQLNMQIK from the coding sequence ATGAATGAAGCTTTTGAACGTAGTGTCTTGCAAGATGTACTGACAGCTTCACTAAAAGAGCAGCGGCGTGCACGTCGTTGGGGTATTTTCTTTAAATTACTGACATTCAGTTATTTATTTATCATTTTGGCTTTAGTGATGGGCTGGATTGGTAATCGCGAAGGCGATAAGTTGGCAAACCAAGCGCATACTGCGGTTGTCGACTTGCAAGGTACGATTGCAGCAGGTGGTGAAACTAATAGTGCTTTGGTGGTGGATGGATTAAAAGCAGCGTTTGAAGATAAAAATACCAAGGCAGTGATTTTGCGCGCCAATAGCCCTGGTGGTAGTCCAGTGCAAGCGGGCATGATGCGCGATGAAATCGAGCGTTTGAAAAAGCAATATCCGCAAACACCGTTTTATGTGGTGATTGAGGATATTTGCGCATCCGGTTGCTACTATGCCGCTGTGACTGGAAATAAAATTTTTGCCGATAAAGCATCGATTGTAGGTTCGATCGGTGTATTGATGGATGGGTTTGGTTTTACAGGTGTGATGGAAAAAGTGGGTGTAGAGCGTCGTTTGCTCACGGCGGGGGCCAATAAAGGATTCCTAGATCCATTTTCGCCGCAAAGCCCAGAACAAAAAGAACGTGCTGTTGGCATGCTCGATGAAATACATCAGCAATTTATCGCTGTTGTAAAGGCTGGCCGAGGCAAAAAACTGGCTGATAACCCAGATATATTCTCTGGCTTGGTATGGTCAGGTGAGACTGGAATGAAGCTGGGTTTGGTGGATGCTTTTGGTTCTGTTGATAGCGTGGCGCGCGATATTGTGAAAGTCGACAATATTGTTGATTTCACGCCGCAGCCAAGTTTTTCGGATCGTATCGCGCGCCAATTGGGTGTTGCAGCTGCGACTACTTTCAGTTCTCAATTAAATATGCAAATCAAATAA
- the motD gene encoding flagellar motor protein MotD: MARKQRHEEHENHERWLVSYADFITLLFAFFVVMYAISSVNEGKYKVLSNALVDAFKQPQTSAPKVQLDNQAIKGAPPKLMVIPAPSTLPNNPKLEEQAQKMRGMAGDLRQSLGSLIDQGKVKVTQSKRGIAVEISDSILFDTGRADLQISSQEALLAIASLVQNSDNLIQVEGHTDNQPIRAGQFPSNWELSAARAASVVRLFEQAGVAPQRMAAIGFGEFRPMDTNDQVQGRAKNRRVTLNILADNKDEVAILPNGQ; this comes from the coding sequence ATGGCACGCAAACAACGGCATGAAGAGCATGAAAATCACGAGCGCTGGCTTGTGTCTTATGCTGATTTTATTACGCTGTTGTTTGCATTTTTCGTCGTGATGTATGCCATTTCATCGGTCAATGAAGGTAAGTATAAAGTCCTATCAAATGCATTGGTCGATGCCTTTAAGCAGCCGCAAACTTCTGCCCCGAAAGTACAACTTGACAATCAAGCGATCAAAGGTGCTCCGCCTAAACTCATGGTGATTCCTGCGCCGAGCACGCTCCCTAATAATCCAAAACTAGAAGAGCAAGCGCAAAAAATGCGAGGTATGGCTGGTGATTTGCGGCAATCATTGGGTAGTTTAATTGATCAAGGTAAGGTTAAGGTCACTCAATCCAAACGAGGGATTGCAGTTGAGATCAGCGACTCTATTTTATTTGATACGGGCAGAGCTGATTTGCAAATTAGTTCACAAGAGGCGCTGCTGGCGATTGCTAGCTTGGTGCAAAACAGTGATAACCTGATTCAAGTTGAAGGTCATACTGATAATCAACCGATTCGTGCTGGGCAATTTCCGAGCAACTGGGAGCTTTCTGCCGCAAGGGCCGCCAGTGTGGTGCGTTTATTTGAGCAAGCAGGCGTTGCTCCGCAACGAATGGCCGCAATTGGCTTTGGTGAGTTCCGCCCCATGGATACTAATGATCAAGTTCAAGGCCGCGCTAAAAATCGCAGGGTCACTTTAAATATTTTGGCCGATAACAAAGATGAAGTTGCGATTTTGCCAAATGGCCAATAA
- a CDS encoding response regulator gives MLHRTTELIYRNSAAGQFICIITATILVVAHSGAHELASLLLWWAIASSVAVYRLWCARAYQNTNNQRASLWRDRVNFGVGLTGFVWGTGGLFLMTTSPESLKLLTAFILAGMVAGAVPVLGAMLSAMRIFAILMLSPILIAACLGQTRVDVLLGLLSVIYLGVMLKSAKLFNDALVDSILLEQKQANLVEQLVIARNAAEAASQAKTEFIANVSHEIRTPMNGIVGMANLLAQGELNVQQREEVEIIRSSSDLLLALINDVLDVSKIEAGYLHLDIQAFDLKNLLDGLVKIFQVSAQTKGLFLKLVWEGQLPGPVESDPLRLRQILVNLIGNALKFTHQGGVIIRIRTEQQGLGWLIGFSIIDSGIGIEAERMPHVFDAFIQADGSLTRQYGGTGLGLTISQHLANALGGSILVAANPDGGSIFSFELLLNNSYLFHPEEIHEPFEPRSLSILLAEDNPINRLVALRLLEKMGHQVMCAENGEIALAMYQQHRFDLVLMDMQMPVMDGLIATEKIRLMESKLGTSRLPIIALTANALERDREACMAAGMDCFLTKPIRSELLAETIGLYS, from the coding sequence GTGCTACATCGAACAACCGAGCTGATTTATCGCAACTCGGCAGCTGGTCAATTCATCTGCATTATAACGGCCACTATTTTGGTGGTGGCGCATAGTGGCGCGCATGAACTAGCATCATTGTTGTTGTGGTGGGCTATAGCCAGTAGCGTTGCAGTCTATCGCCTATGGTGTGCGAGAGCTTATCAAAATACCAACAATCAGCGTGCGTCATTATGGCGTGATCGAGTTAATTTTGGCGTGGGATTAACCGGCTTTGTTTGGGGAACGGGCGGTCTCTTTTTAATGACCACGTCGCCTGAATCATTAAAACTACTCACTGCTTTTATCTTGGCGGGCATGGTGGCAGGAGCTGTGCCGGTGCTTGGGGCAATGTTATCTGCGATGCGGATTTTTGCCATTTTGATGCTGTCCCCCATTTTGATTGCGGCCTGTCTTGGGCAAACGCGGGTCGACGTTTTACTTGGCTTACTGAGTGTTATTTATTTGGGCGTAATGTTAAAGAGTGCCAAATTATTTAATGATGCTTTAGTCGATAGTATATTGCTTGAGCAAAAGCAGGCTAACTTAGTTGAGCAATTAGTGATTGCACGCAATGCAGCTGAAGCGGCTAGCCAAGCAAAAACAGAGTTCATCGCCAATGTAAGTCATGAAATTCGCACGCCAATGAATGGGATTGTCGGAATGGCTAACTTGTTGGCGCAAGGAGAGTTAAATGTGCAGCAGCGCGAAGAGGTCGAAATCATCCGATCTTCATCTGATTTGTTGCTCGCTCTGATTAACGATGTACTTGATGTCTCAAAGATTGAAGCGGGCTACTTGCATCTTGATATCCAAGCCTTTGATTTGAAAAACTTACTAGATGGCTTAGTGAAAATATTTCAAGTGAGTGCTCAGACTAAAGGTTTATTTTTAAAATTAGTATGGGAAGGACAATTACCTGGTCCAGTCGAAAGTGACCCATTGCGACTGCGGCAAATTTTGGTGAATTTAATCGGTAATGCTTTGAAATTCACTCACCAAGGCGGCGTGATAATACGAATTCGTACTGAGCAACAAGGTTTAGGATGGCTAATTGGTTTTTCTATTATTGATAGTGGTATTGGGATTGAGGCTGAGCGCATGCCGCATGTGTTCGATGCCTTTATTCAGGCGGATGGTTCATTAACAAGGCAGTATGGCGGCACAGGGTTGGGTTTAACGATTTCGCAGCATCTTGCCAACGCCTTAGGTGGCAGCATCCTCGTCGCCGCTAATCCAGATGGCGGAAGTATTTTTTCATTTGAATTACTTTTGAATAATTCTTATCTTTTTCACCCAGAAGAAATCCATGAACCGTTTGAACCACGCTCTCTGAGTATTTTATTAGCGGAAGATAACCCGATCAACCGCTTGGTCGCTTTGCGCCTATTAGAGAAAATGGGGCATCAAGTCATGTGTGCCGAAAATGGTGAAATTGCTTTAGCAATGTATCAGCAACATCGATTTGATTTGGTATTGATGGATATGCAAATGCCAGTGATGGATGGTCTGATCGCGACTGAAAAGATTAGGTTGATGGAGTCTAAATTAGGCACTTCACGGTTACCTATTATTGCATTAACGGCGAACGCGCTGGAGCGAGATCGTGAAGCGTGTATGGCGGCAGGCATGGATTGTTTTCTCACAAAGCCTATTCGATCAGAGTTGCTTGCCGAAACAATTGGCCTCTACTCATGA
- a CDS encoding tetratricopeptide repeat protein translates to MLQEFSSLSVEQLPAIFARLEGLFLLDIEQAHSSSSAVLARCKQLKVSGATMARMLLIHSKMLWGKGQYHAAFYSVAQTLKKIRESSAFELKSEAYLWRGLCNLSLKRHVVAVEDFTYSVELALEYSQISIAIEAYVNISQIYFFAGQLDTAKEILIIGYRLAILLNDHKQITKSGIFLANTLNDVGDYENALYLLRQIEASSLQHGDMTWVVEVGKTMAISYVALGQFELAELYFESMLAIANFNNSLWAKAITLLSYGDFLIQKSRYSEGVQCLLAAEEGANHFDYGYLQQKIALLKVKAFKESGNFENALVEIKKYKAFSDSTFSSDLLSDLKGKGLNLSRLDRSRKKILKTRQDFEQMLDLISPGESRSRYQQFQYRCANASSDNLILNLQFSGVSVVQGQFLQKISALLHEFCLGDSTWTKLPNLAYLLILEDSNESPECLILKLKEMIVEFPWAWHGLTTPLIEVTPISSQQASQLLLPIKKGGIEIELLI, encoded by the coding sequence GTGTTGCAGGAATTTTCTTCACTGAGTGTCGAGCAACTGCCTGCGATATTTGCACGGCTCGAAGGACTGTTTTTACTCGATATTGAACAAGCTCATAGTTCAAGTAGCGCTGTTTTAGCTCGTTGCAAGCAATTGAAAGTCTCAGGTGCAACAATGGCGCGGATGTTGCTTATACACAGCAAAATGCTCTGGGGTAAAGGTCAATATCACGCCGCTTTTTATTCGGTTGCGCAAACACTCAAGAAAATTCGTGAATCTTCTGCATTTGAATTAAAGTCCGAAGCTTATTTGTGGCGTGGCTTATGTAATTTAAGCCTAAAACGCCATGTGGTAGCAGTTGAAGACTTTACCTATTCAGTTGAGCTGGCCCTAGAATATTCACAAATTAGTATTGCTATTGAAGCATATGTCAATATCAGCCAAATTTACTTTTTTGCTGGCCAACTGGATACGGCAAAAGAAATATTAATCATTGGTTATCGATTGGCCATTTTATTAAATGATCATAAGCAAATCACTAAAAGTGGTATTTTTCTCGCCAATACACTCAATGATGTGGGTGATTATGAAAATGCACTTTATTTATTGCGCCAAATTGAGGCTAGTTCATTACAGCATGGTGATATGACTTGGGTGGTTGAAGTTGGAAAAACGATGGCAATTTCTTATGTTGCTTTGGGCCAATTTGAATTGGCGGAGCTTTATTTTGAATCCATGTTGGCCATTGCTAACTTTAATAATTCCTTATGGGCAAAAGCCATTACACTACTGAGTTATGGTGACTTTTTGATTCAAAAATCCCGTTATTCTGAAGGGGTTCAATGTTTACTTGCCGCGGAAGAGGGGGCTAATCATTTTGATTACGGTTATTTACAACAAAAAATTGCATTGTTAAAAGTGAAGGCTTTTAAGGAAAGTGGTAATTTTGAAAACGCATTGGTTGAAATAAAGAAGTATAAGGCATTCTCTGACAGCACTTTTTCAAGTGACTTGCTCAGTGACTTAAAAGGTAAAGGATTAAATTTATCTCGCTTAGATCGATCTCGCAAAAAGATTTTAAAAACGAGACAAGATTTTGAACAAATGCTTGATTTAATTTCCCCTGGCGAATCGCGCTCGCGTTATCAGCAATTTCAGTATCGTTGTGCAAATGCATCGAGTGATAATCTAATTCTTAATTTACAATTTTCTGGGGTTTCTGTTGTTCAGGGACAGTTTTTGCAAAAGATAAGTGCTTTACTGCATGAGTTTTGTCTTGGGGATTCGACTTGGACAAAGTTACCCAATTTGGCTTACTTATTGATTCTCGAGGATTCGAATGAATCGCCCGAATGCTTGATTTTAAAACTAAAGGAAATGATTGTTGAGTTTCCGTGGGCTTGGCATGGTTTGACCACGCCGCTTATTGAGGTGACGCCGATTTCATCGCAGCAAGCATCTCAGCTGTTGCTGCCGATTAAAAAAGGAGGGATTGAAATTGAACTCCTTATCTAA